The proteins below come from a single Scatophagus argus isolate fScaArg1 chromosome 15, fScaArg1.pri, whole genome shotgun sequence genomic window:
- the dapp1 gene encoding dual adapter for phosphotyrosine and 3-phosphotyrosine and 3-phosphoinositide: MSFYSNASTDDMSDELETLGWYHYDLSRHAAEALLLSNGTDGSYLLRNSNEGPGCFALSVRAKDSVKHFHVMRKDNGYVFGFNEFATLQDFVNHFANQPLLGSDTGTLIVLKCPYPWRVEEPSIYESVRVHTAIQTGRTENDLVPNAPSLGTKEGYLVKQGAIVKNWKQRWFTLNRYELKYFKDKMFEEPIRVLDLRACSAVQFDYSQDRVNCFCLVFPERTYYLCAKTGVEADEWIKILRWKMSQIRKGR; the protein is encoded by the exons ATGAGTTTCTACAGTAATGCGTCTACCGACGACATGAGTGACGAGTTGGAGACTTTGGG gTGGTACCACTATGACCTGTCCCGCCATGCTGCAGAGGCCCTTCTCTTGTCCAATGGGACTGATGGGAGTTATCTCCTGAGGAACAGTAATGAGGGACCAGGCTGCTTCGCCTTGTCTGTCAG GGCGAAGGATTCCGTCAAGCATTTTCATGTCATGCGTAAAGATAACGGCTATGTCTTTGGGTTTAATGAATTTGCAACCCTTCAAGACTTTGTCAACCACTTTGCCAACCAGCCATTGCTTGGCAGTGACACAG GAACCCTCATTGTGCTGAAGTGTCCGTACCCATGGCGTGTGGAGGAACCGTCCATCTACGAGTCTGTGCGAGTTCACACAGCCATACAGACGGGCCGCACAGAAAACGATCTGGTGCCAAACGCCCCATCG CTGGGCACAAAGGAAGGCTATCTAGTGAAACAAGGAGCAATAGTGAAG AACTGGAAACAAAGGTGGTTCACGCTGAACAGATATGAACTCAAATACTTCAAAGACAAAATG TTTGAGGAGCCCATTCGAGTCCTGGATCTGAGAGCCTGTTCTGCAGTCCAGTTTGACTACTCTCAGGACAGAGTTAACTGTTTCTG ccTGGTGTTTCCTGAGAGAACATATTATCTTTGTGCCAAAACGGGTGTGGAGGCAGACGAGTGGATAAAAATCCTGCGGTGGAAAATG TCACAGATAAGAAAAGGTCGATGA